CTATGAAATCTTTGCCGACGATATCACTGCTTCTAAACGTTGGGAACAGTGGGACTGGAGTGGAGTGATTCCTAAGATTCACGGTCAGTGGACTATCAACTCTACATGGGGTGGTAATCTTTGGCACATGATGCCTCGTTATATCCGTCATGCCTATATCTTCCGTGATAAAGTCAAGGCTATGCCCGATCATGATCTTCCTCAGTCGGAAATCGACAATATGAAGAACGAAATCAAGTTCCTCTGTGCGTATGCCTGGTGGCAGATGGCCGAGAACTATGGCGGTATTCCCTTTACTCCCGACTATATTGCTCCTACTGATTTCGAAATCGACGATTTGATGGTAGGACAGGCAAAATTCGACGATGTGGTAAACTATTGTGATAAGGAGATGTACGATGCTGCCATGGCTCTTCCCGCAGTCTATGACGATCCTTCAAAGTATGGTCGTATTAACCGTATCATGGCTCTCACCGTTCGTGCTCGCATGTTGCTTTTTGCTGCCAGTCCGCTGGTGAATGGCAATACCATGTATGCTGATTATAAGAATAACAAGGGCGAGCAGATTTTCAATCAGGTCTATGATCACAATAAGTGGATTAAGGCTGCTGAAGCTTGCAAACTTTGTATTGATGAAGCAGAAAATGCTGGTTATGAGCTCTACGTTGAAAAGAATGCTGCCGGTGGCATCGATCCTTTCATGTCAACCTACAATGTTCACATCAAGCGTTGGAGCGAGGGCAACCGTGAGATTACCTTCCCTGTAACCAAAGATAACGACTACCGTGGCACTTTCCTGCGCACTACTTCCGTACGTGAATATGGTGGCGGTAATGGTTTGGGTGTTTATCAGGGATTGGTTGATGCTTTCTTCATGAGCAATGGTCTGCCTATCAGCGATCCGAACTCTGGATATCCTTCAAACCTGTTGAATAAAGCTGATAAGAATCCTGGTCTCCCGGCAACCTATACCTATTCTACATCCGATGCTTCCAACAACATTGATGATCGCTCTGCTATTACTTCTTGGGAATATGGAACTGGTAAACCCGGTGAGATTACTCCTAAGGGAACCTTCAAGATGTACTGCGACCGTGAGCCTCGTTTCTATAATGCTGTTTCTTTTCATGGCTCTTGGTTGGCTGTTGGCAAGCGTAAGTACAACTTCTTTAAGAACGGTCAAGATAATATCCAGACTTCATCACCCCACGATGCTCCTCAGAACGGCTATCTGGCACGTAAGAGTCTGAATGTACTTGACGACTACAAGACAGGTGCTGTTACCGAACGTCAGGGCTTTACCTATCGCCTTGCTTTTACCTATCTGGACTATGCTGAGGCTGTAAATAAGGCTTATGATGATGCTTCAAAGCGTCTCGATGCACTGAAATATCTGAATCGTATTCGTGAGCGTGCCGGTGTTCGTAAATATACTTTCGATGCAGTTCCTGTAAACGATCCTGACTATATTACAATTCCTAATACACAGGCTGATTTGCATAAATACATTATGATGGAGCGTCGTGTAGAGCTCTGCTGCGAGAACAACCGCTGGTATGATATCCGCCGTTATATGCTGGCTGAGAGTATTCCCGAAATGACAGGCGAGTGCTACAGTATGAACTTCCAGGGTGCCAATGCAGCCAATTTCTATAAGGCTACCGTTGCCGACACTCGTGTGTGGAGAAAGCAGTACTATTGGATGCCAATTTACATTGACGAGTACGAGAAGAATCCTAACCTGCGTGAGGCTCCTTTCTGGGTGCTTGAAACTGCTGAAGAAGAATCAGAAGGTGAAGAATAAATTAAAGTATAAGGTAAATAACTAAAGAGTATTATTGTTATGAAAGCAATACAATATATTTTGCGTGCCGGTGTAGCTTGCTTCTGTGCGGCTGTAGCACTCACTTCTTGCAACAAAGATCCAGAGTACTACGAACCAGTCAGCTATCCTGATGAGATGCATGTGGCTTGTTCTGTGACAGATATTACGCTTAACAAAGCTCAGGCTAAAGAAAATGCTATCACCTTGACATGGAGCAGTATCCATAGTCCACTTTCAGCTGATGATTCCATTTCTTATATGGTATGCTTCTATTCAGCTTCCGATAAAGAACAGAAGTCTGACTATATTGAGACAACTGAGACCACTCTCACCTTGACACATGATGAATTGAACTCTATTGTGGCTCGTTGGGTGTTGCCTGGAAATGAAATAAAGGTTACCGCTCAGGTTTTGGGCGTTGTGCACAACGAATACACTTATGTAAAACCCGAAATCTCAACAGTCGATTTCACTGTTGTTGGTTACGAGAAATATCCTCCTTACCTCTATCTTCACATTGTTGAGGATGGTACTGCTAAGCCTGAACTGAAGATGGAACAGCGTCAGCTGGGTACCGGTATCTACGAGGTAACAGTTCCTAACCTCACTATCTGTGACTATTACTTTACCACTGTTTCTCAGGCTGCTTATCCTTCTTATGAGAAGGCTGAGGACGGATCGCTGAAGTATGTTGAATCAGGTGATGCAACCAATCCTAACTATTCTATGTTCACAAATGAAGAGATTGGTAGCCGTACTTTCATTGTTGATGTGAATACTGAATACAATGACTGTCGCGTGCTCGATTTCATTCAATTGCCCACTCCCGGACAAATCTGGATTGTTGGCGATGGTACTTCTGTAGGCTGGAATCCCAACAATGCCAACGGTAAGATGGAAATGGTGGGCTCTGCCCGTGAGCCTTACATCTATGCATGGACAGGCGAATTCGTTGCTGGAAAGGAATTTAAGATTGGTTTGGGTACCGACTATAGTGGTTTGTTCTTCTTCGCTCCTGAGGCAAATCTCGATCCTCTTACTGATCACCGATTGGCTGAGCCACGTCTCCAAGATCAGGGAGGTGATATGAAGTGGGTTCCTTCTGTGTCGGGTAAATATACACTGAAGCTCTATCTGCTACGCAGCGATCTGCACACCTCATTTGAGCCTGCTGAATAAGTGAAACCAAAAAGTTATTTATGAATATTTTCAATAGAATTAGTTTGAGTATAGTCCTTGGCGTATGCACCCTTATGGGTGTGTACGCTCAAGGCGTTACTTATTCCAACCCTGTTATTAAGAAAAGCTTGCCCGATCCTTCTGTCGTTCAGGCTCCAGATGGTTATTTTTATCTGTATGCAACTGAGGATACCCATAATGTACCCATTTACAAGTCTAAAGATTTGGTAAAGTGGCGTTATGCCGGTACTGCATTTACAGATGCTACTCGTCCAATGGATTTTGTGCCAAATGGTGCAATTTGGGCTCCAGACATTAACTATGTAGATGGTAAATATATACTCTATTACTCTAAGTCAGAGTGGGGTAAGACATGGGAGTGCGGCATTGGTGTCGCAGTTTCTGATCGTCCCAATGGCGGCTTTCACGATGCAAAGAAACTGTTCATCTCTTCTGAGATGGATTTGGAAAACTGTATCGACCCCTTCTATATTGAAGATGGTGACAAGAAATATCTTTTCTTTGGTTCATTCCATGATATCTATGGTATTGAGCTTACAGAAGACGGATTGGGTATCAAAGAAGGTGCAACAAAGTTCAAGATTGCCGGAGGACTTATTGAGGCTACTATGATTGTAAAGCACGATAACTGGTTCTATCTCATCGGTTCTGCCGGTTCTTGTTGCGAAGGTGCAAATAGTACTTATCGTCTGGTAGTGGCCCGTTCACGTCGTGTTACAGGTCCTTATCTTGATCGTAATGGAAAAACAGCTATTGGTGATAATATGTCATTGATGCTTGATAAAAGCGATAAAGTATATGGTCCTGGTCACTGTTCTGAGTTTGTTACCGATGAGGCTGGACAGACCTGGGTTCTCTATCATGGCTTCCAAGCCGACAATGTTGATGCAGGTCGAGTAACTTATCTGGATCGTATTATCTGGGATGATAAAGGATGGCCTACTATTAAGAATGGCAAGCCCTCTGTATCTGCTGAGGCTCCTATCTTTGATGGCCGCTCAGGAATTAATGATCAGCGTCAGACAAAAGATAATAGCTATATGATTCTGCCTATTGATGGCAGTAACATGTATCGCATAGATAGTCCCGATGATTCACCTTTTTCATGGTCAGTTTATTCATTGAAAGGCGTGAAGCTGTCCAGCGGCCGATCTAAGGGAACTGCAATCGTTGATGCTTCATCACAAGGAAAAGGTATTTGCATAATAAAGGTAAACGGAGTTTCAGGTTCAATTAGCGAAAAGGTTGTCATGTAATAGATGGCAACCTTTTTACTATCTTTCTGTAAATGTTAAATTTGAATAATATAAAAGGTCTTTT
The sequence above is a segment of the Prevotella sp. E9-3 genome. Coding sequences within it:
- a CDS encoding RagB/SusD family nutrient uptake outer membrane protein — protein: MKHIKISTYMAAALMSVSVATTSCSDYLDKEPDTELTTDMVFENRDKVYSWLSYVYNIIHKPDKWSLTADGYEIFADDITASKRWEQWDWSGVIPKIHGQWTINSTWGGNLWHMMPRYIRHAYIFRDKVKAMPDHDLPQSEIDNMKNEIKFLCAYAWWQMAENYGGIPFTPDYIAPTDFEIDDLMVGQAKFDDVVNYCDKEMYDAAMALPAVYDDPSKYGRINRIMALTVRARMLLFAASPLVNGNTMYADYKNNKGEQIFNQVYDHNKWIKAAEACKLCIDEAENAGYELYVEKNAAGGIDPFMSTYNVHIKRWSEGNREITFPVTKDNDYRGTFLRTTSVREYGGGNGLGVYQGLVDAFFMSNGLPISDPNSGYPSNLLNKADKNPGLPATYTYSTSDASNNIDDRSAITSWEYGTGKPGEITPKGTFKMYCDREPRFYNAVSFHGSWLAVGKRKYNFFKNGQDNIQTSSPHDAPQNGYLARKSLNVLDDYKTGAVTERQGFTYRLAFTYLDYAEAVNKAYDDASKRLDALKYLNRIRERAGVRKYTFDAVPVNDPDYITIPNTQADLHKYIMMERRVELCCENNRWYDIRRYMLAESIPEMTGECYSMNFQGANAANFYKATVADTRVWRKQYYWMPIYIDEYEKNPNLREAPFWVLETAEEESEGEE
- a CDS encoding SusE domain-containing protein, with the translated sequence MKAIQYILRAGVACFCAAVALTSCNKDPEYYEPVSYPDEMHVACSVTDITLNKAQAKENAITLTWSSIHSPLSADDSISYMVCFYSASDKEQKSDYIETTETTLTLTHDELNSIVARWVLPGNEIKVTAQVLGVVHNEYTYVKPEISTVDFTVVGYEKYPPYLYLHIVEDGTAKPELKMEQRQLGTGIYEVTVPNLTICDYYFTTVSQAAYPSYEKAEDGSLKYVESGDATNPNYSMFTNEEIGSRTFIVDVNTEYNDCRVLDFIQLPTPGQIWIVGDGTSVGWNPNNANGKMEMVGSAREPYIYAWTGEFVAGKEFKIGLGTDYSGLFFFAPEANLDPLTDHRLAEPRLQDQGGDMKWVPSVSGKYTLKLYLLRSDLHTSFEPAE
- a CDS encoding family 43 glycosylhydrolase, giving the protein MNIFNRISLSIVLGVCTLMGVYAQGVTYSNPVIKKSLPDPSVVQAPDGYFYLYATEDTHNVPIYKSKDLVKWRYAGTAFTDATRPMDFVPNGAIWAPDINYVDGKYILYYSKSEWGKTWECGIGVAVSDRPNGGFHDAKKLFISSEMDLENCIDPFYIEDGDKKYLFFGSFHDIYGIELTEDGLGIKEGATKFKIAGGLIEATMIVKHDNWFYLIGSAGSCCEGANSTYRLVVARSRRVTGPYLDRNGKTAIGDNMSLMLDKSDKVYGPGHCSEFVTDEAGQTWVLYHGFQADNVDAGRVTYLDRIIWDDKGWPTIKNGKPSVSAEAPIFDGRSGINDQRQTKDNSYMILPIDGSNMYRIDSPDDSPFSWSVYSLKGVKLSSGRSKGTAIVDASSQGKGICIIKVNGVSGSISEKVVM